One region of Enterobacter ludwigii genomic DNA includes:
- the hemP gene encoding hemin uptake protein HemP yields MSRTDNNAVTPEKTHTAPASTERRIDSKALLGDEGRVIIEHDGQYYLLRQTHAGKLILTK; encoded by the coding sequence ATGTCACGTACGGATAACAACGCGGTAACGCCAGAAAAAACACACACAGCCCCTGCCTCCACCGAGCGTCGGATTGACAGCAAAGCCCTGCTCGGCGATGAGGGGCGGGTGATTATCGAGCATGACGGTCAGTATTACCTGCTACGCCAGACCCATGCCGGAAAACTGATCCTGACTAAATAA
- a CDS encoding heme ABC transporter ATP-binding protein yields MAERYCAEKIDFHTGHRTLINEVSLDLSMGEMVALIGPNGAGKSTLLRLLTGYLNPTGGQCNLADIPLNAWQPERLARRRAVMRQNTQLGFDWPVEAVVGMGRAPWTRYPEPAVVQEVMQITGCLPLAGRQFAALSGGEQQRIQLARALAQLWHEGAPRGWLFLDEPTSALDLYHQQHLLRLLKSLTHQGDLHVCVVLHDLNLAALWADRILLLHNGRLVCEGVPEAVLQADALAHWYGAEVLVGRHPDYATPQVFLAP; encoded by the coding sequence ATGGCTGAACGCTATTGTGCAGAAAAAATAGATTTCCACACCGGACACCGGACGCTTATAAACGAGGTATCCCTGGATTTATCCATGGGTGAAATGGTGGCGTTGATTGGCCCGAATGGCGCCGGAAAATCGACGTTACTGCGGCTGCTCACGGGCTATTTAAACCCTACTGGCGGGCAGTGCAACCTGGCAGATATCCCCCTCAATGCCTGGCAGCCGGAAAGACTCGCTCGCCGCCGGGCGGTGATGCGCCAGAACACGCAGCTCGGCTTCGACTGGCCTGTGGAGGCGGTAGTCGGCATGGGCCGCGCTCCCTGGACTCGCTACCCCGAACCCGCAGTTGTTCAGGAGGTGATGCAGATTACCGGATGTTTACCGCTGGCGGGCAGGCAGTTTGCCGCACTCTCCGGTGGGGAACAGCAGCGGATCCAGCTTGCGCGGGCGCTGGCGCAGCTGTGGCACGAGGGTGCGCCGCGCGGCTGGCTGTTCCTTGATGAACCCACGTCTGCGCTGGATCTCTATCACCAGCAACATCTGCTGCGCCTGCTGAAATCCCTGACCCATCAGGGAGATCTCCACGTCTGCGTCGTGCTGCACGATCTTAATCTGGCGGCGCTGTGGGCGGATCGGATCCTGCTGTTACACAATGGCAGATTGGTCTGCGAAGGCGTACCTGAAGCTGTTTTGCAGGCTGATGCGCTGGCACACTGGTACGGGGCAGAAGTGCTCGTCGGCAGACATCCAGATTACGCCACGCCGCAGGTGTTTCTCGCCCCCTGA
- the ppsR gene encoding posphoenolpyruvate synthetase regulatory kinase/phosphorylase PpsR: MDNAVDRHVFYISDGTAITAEVLGHAVMSQFPVSINSITLPFVENESRAKAVKDQIDAIYQQTGVRPLVFYSIVIPEIRSIILQSEGFCQDIVQALVAPLQSELKLDPTPIAHRTHGLNPGNLTKYDARIAAIDYTLAHDDGISLRNLDQAQVILLGVSRCGKTPTSLYLAMQFGIRAANYPFIADDMDNLVLPAALKPLQHKLFGLTINPERLAAIREERRENSRYASMRQCRMEVSEVEALYRKNQIPWLNSTNYSVEEIATKILDIMGLNRRMY; the protein is encoded by the coding sequence ATGGATAATGCTGTCGATCGCCACGTTTTTTATATTTCTGATGGTACGGCGATCACCGCCGAGGTGCTGGGCCATGCGGTGATGTCGCAGTTTCCCGTTTCGATTAACAGCATCACGCTGCCGTTTGTCGAAAATGAGAGCCGCGCCAAAGCGGTGAAGGACCAGATTGATGCCATCTACCAGCAGACCGGCGTCCGCCCGCTGGTATTCTACTCGATCGTGATCCCCGAGATTCGCTCCATCATTCTGCAAAGTGAAGGCTTCTGTCAGGATATCGTCCAGGCACTGGTGGCTCCGCTGCAAAGCGAGCTTAAGCTTGATCCGACCCCGATCGCTCATCGTACCCACGGGCTAAACCCCGGCAATCTGACCAAGTACGATGCGCGTATCGCTGCCATTGATTACACCCTGGCACATGACGACGGTATCTCGCTGCGTAATCTTGACCAGGCGCAGGTGATCCTGCTTGGCGTATCGCGCTGCGGCAAAACGCCAACCAGCCTCTATCTGGCGATGCAGTTTGGTATTCGTGCCGCAAACTACCCCTTTATTGCTGACGACATGGATAACCTGGTGCTACCTGCCGCCCTTAAGCCTCTGCAACATAAGTTGTTCGGCCTGACGATCAACCCGGAACGCCTTGCCGCCATCCGCGAAGAACGCCGCGAGAACAGCCGCTACGCCTCCATGCGCCAGTGCCGGATGGAGGTCTCCGAAGTGGAAGCGCTGTACCGCAAAAACCAGATCCCGTGGCTGAACAGCACCAACTATTCGGTTGAAGAAATTGCCACCAAAATTCTCGACATCATGGGGCTTAATCGCCGCATGTACTAA
- the ppsA gene encoding phosphoenolpyruvate synthase produces MSNNGSSPLVLWYNQLGMNDVDRVGGKNASLGEMITNLSGMGVSVPNGFATTADAFNLFLDQSGVNQRIYDLLDKTDIDDVTELAKAGSQIRQWIIDTPFQPELEKAIHDAYNQLSADDAQASFAVRSSATAEDMPDASFAGQQETFLNVQGYDAVLVAVKHVFASLFNDRAISYRVHQGYDHRGVALSAGVQRMVRSDVGSSGVMFSIDTESGFDQVVFITSAWGLGEMVVQGAVNPDEFYVHKPTLAAGRPAVVRRTMGSKKIRMIYAPTQEHGKQVKIEDVPQEQRDRFSLTDAEVQELAKQAVQIEKHYGRPMDIEWAKDGNTGKLFIVQARPETVRSRGQVMERYTLHAQGKIVAEGRAIGHRIGAGPVKVIHDISEMNRIEPGDVLVTDMTDPDWEPIMKKAAAIVTNRGGRTCHAAIIARELGIPAVVGCGDATERMKDGQNVTVSCAEGDTGYVYADILDFSVKSSSVDTMPDLPLKIMMNVGNPDRAFDFACLPNEGVGLARLEFIINRMIGVHPRALLEFDDQDPKLQNEIREMMKGYDSPKEFYVGRLTEGIATLGAAFYPKRVIVRLSDFKSNEYANLVGGERYEPEEENPMLGFRGAGRYVSESFRDCFALECEAVKRVRNDMGLTNVEIMIPFVRTVDQAKAVVDELARQGLKRGENGLKIIMMCEIPSNALLAEQFLEHFDGFSIGSNDMTQLTLGLDRDSGVVSELFDERNEAVKALLSMSIRAAKKQGKYVGICGQGPSDHEDFAAWLMEEGIDSLSLNPDTVVQTWLSLAELNK; encoded by the coding sequence ATGTCCAACAATGGCTCGTCACCGCTGGTGCTTTGGTATAACCAACTCGGTATGAATGATGTAGACAGAGTTGGGGGCAAAAATGCCTCCCTGGGTGAAATGATTACAAATCTGTCGGGTATGGGTGTCTCCGTACCAAACGGGTTTGCCACAACTGCCGATGCGTTTAACCTGTTTTTAGACCAGAGCGGCGTGAACCAGCGCATTTACGACCTGCTGGATAAAACGGATATTGATGACGTTACCGAGCTTGCCAAAGCCGGGTCACAAATCCGCCAGTGGATTATCGACACACCTTTCCAGCCGGAACTGGAAAAAGCCATTCACGATGCGTACAACCAGCTCTCTGCTGACGATGCGCAGGCCTCCTTTGCCGTGCGTTCTTCTGCAACCGCAGAAGATATGCCAGACGCCTCGTTTGCCGGGCAGCAGGAAACCTTCCTGAACGTGCAGGGATACGATGCCGTGCTGGTGGCGGTGAAGCACGTGTTCGCTTCCCTGTTCAACGACCGTGCCATCTCTTATCGCGTGCACCAGGGCTATGACCATCGCGGCGTAGCACTTTCCGCAGGTGTACAGCGCATGGTGCGCTCGGACGTGGGCTCTTCCGGCGTGATGTTCTCCATTGATACCGAGTCCGGCTTCGACCAGGTGGTGTTTATCACCTCCGCGTGGGGTCTGGGTGAGATGGTGGTACAGGGGGCGGTCAACCCTGACGAATTCTACGTCCACAAGCCTACTCTGGCCGCGGGCCGTCCGGCGGTGGTGCGCCGCACCATGGGCTCGAAAAAAATCCGCATGATCTATGCCCCAACCCAGGAGCATGGCAAGCAGGTTAAAATTGAAGATGTACCGCAGGAGCAGCGTGACCGCTTCTCCCTGACCGACGCCGAAGTGCAGGAGCTGGCGAAGCAGGCGGTACAGATTGAAAAACACTACGGTCGTCCAATGGACATCGAATGGGCGAAAGACGGGAACACCGGCAAGCTGTTTATTGTCCAGGCGCGTCCGGAAACCGTCCGCTCTCGCGGTCAGGTGATGGAGCGCTACACGCTTCACGCGCAGGGCAAAATCGTGGCGGAAGGCCGTGCCATCGGTCACCGTATCGGTGCCGGCCCGGTGAAAGTGATCCACGACATCAGCGAGATGAACCGCATTGAGCCTGGCGACGTGCTGGTGACCGACATGACCGACCCGGACTGGGAACCGATCATGAAGAAAGCGGCGGCTATCGTCACCAACCGCGGCGGCCGTACCTGTCACGCGGCGATCATTGCCCGCGAGCTGGGTATTCCTGCGGTTGTCGGCTGCGGTGACGCCACCGAGCGCATGAAAGACGGACAGAACGTGACCGTCTCCTGTGCCGAAGGCGATACCGGCTATGTGTATGCCGATATCCTCGACTTCAGCGTGAAGAGCTCCAGCGTGGATACCATGCCGGATCTGCCGCTGAAGATCATGATGAACGTGGGTAACCCGGACCGCGCGTTTGACTTCGCTTGCCTTCCGAACGAAGGCGTGGGCCTGGCGCGCCTGGAGTTTATCATCAACCGTATGATCGGCGTTCACCCGCGTGCGCTGCTGGAGTTTGACGACCAGGATCCGAAGCTGCAGAACGAAATCCGCGAGATGATGAAAGGCTACGACTCGCCGAAAGAGTTCTACGTCGGCCGTCTGACCGAAGGGATTGCCACCCTGGGTGCTGCCTTCTACCCGAAACGCGTGATCGTGCGTCTGTCTGACTTTAAGTCTAATGAATATGCCAACCTGGTGGGTGGCGAGCGCTACGAGCCGGAAGAAGAGAACCCGATGCTGGGCTTCCGTGGTGCCGGACGCTACGTGTCCGAGAGCTTCCGCGACTGCTTCGCGCTGGAGTGTGAAGCGGTGAAACGCGTGCGCAACGACATGGGACTGACCAACGTCGAAATCATGATCCCGTTTGTGCGCACCGTAGATCAGGCGAAAGCCGTCGTGGACGAGCTGGCGCGTCAGGGGCTGAAGCGCGGCGAGAACGGGCTGAAGATCATCATGATGTGCGAAATCCCGTCCAACGCCCTGCTGGCCGAGCAGTTCCTGGAGCACTTCGACGGCTTCTCTATCGGCTCGAACGACATGACGCAGCTGACGCTGGGCCTGGACCGTGACTCCGGCGTGGTCTCTGAGCTGTTCGATGAGCGGAACGAGGCGGTGAAAGCGCTGCTGTCGATGTCCATTCGTGCGGCGAAGAAACAGGGTAAATACGTCGGGATTTGTGGTCAGGGTCCATCCGACCATGAGGACTTTGCCGCATGGCTGATGGAAGAGGGGATTGATAGTCTCTCCCTGAACCCGGACACCGTGGTGCAAACCTGGCTGAGCCTGGCAGAACTGAACAAGTAA
- a CDS encoding TonB-dependent hemoglobin/transferrin/lactoferrin family receptor codes for MPYLHSASLRPSILALAVVSTLPGVAFAAADDITVTATGNARSAFEAPMMVSVIDASAPEKQTASSAADLLRNVPGLTLDGTGRTNGQDVNLRGYDRRGVLVLVDGVRQGTDTGHLNSTFLDPSLIKRVEVVRGPSALLYGSGALGGVISYDTADAKDLLEPGKNSGYRVFATGATGDHSLGMGASAFGRTDTLDGLVSWSSRDRGDIRQSNGTAAPNDESINNMLAKGRWKIDPAQTLSGSLRYYNNDAQEPKNPQTIKADASSNPMTDRSTIQRDAQLGYNIAPEGNDWLNADAKIYWSEARINAQNINGSGEFRKQTTKGGKVENRTRLFSDSFASHLLTYGGEYYRQEQSPGGATTGFPDAKIDFSSGWLQDEITLRDLPITLLGGTRYDNYRGSSDGYDDVDADKWSSRAGLTVSPADWLMLFGSYAQAFRAPTMGEMYNDAKHFSIGRFYTNYWVPNPNLRPETNETQEFGFGLRFDDLMLANDALEFKASYFDTKAKDYISTTVDFAAATTMSYNVPNAKIWGWDVMAKYSAEIFNLDLAYNRTRGKDTDTGEYISSINPDTVTSKLDIPVAQSGFSVGWIGTFVDRSTHISSSYKKQPGYAVNDFYVSYQGQAQLKGITTTVVLGNAFDKEYWSPQGIPQDGRNGKIFVSYQW; via the coding sequence ATGCCATACCTGCATTCCGCGTCTTTACGCCCGTCAATTTTGGCTCTGGCAGTCGTCAGTACCCTGCCGGGCGTCGCGTTTGCTGCCGCAGATGATATTACCGTCACCGCCACGGGCAACGCCCGCAGCGCCTTTGAAGCTCCGATGATGGTGAGCGTGATTGACGCCAGCGCGCCTGAGAAACAAACCGCCAGCTCTGCTGCCGACCTGCTGCGTAACGTTCCTGGTCTCACACTGGACGGCACCGGGCGCACCAACGGGCAGGACGTGAACCTGCGCGGTTATGACCGCCGCGGCGTGCTGGTGCTGGTTGACGGCGTGCGCCAGGGAACCGATACCGGCCACCTGAACAGCACCTTCCTCGATCCGTCGCTGATTAAACGTGTTGAAGTGGTTCGTGGACCATCCGCCCTGCTCTACGGAAGTGGCGCGCTGGGCGGCGTGATCTCCTATGATACTGCCGACGCCAAAGACCTGCTGGAGCCGGGAAAAAACAGCGGCTACCGCGTATTTGCTACGGGTGCAACGGGCGATCATAGCCTCGGAATGGGGGCCAGCGCGTTTGGCCGCACCGACACGCTGGACGGTCTGGTCTCCTGGTCGAGCCGTGACCGGGGTGACATTCGTCAGAGCAACGGTACAGCAGCACCAAATGATGAATCCATTAACAACATGCTGGCAAAAGGTCGATGGAAAATCGACCCGGCGCAGACCCTGAGCGGCTCCCTGCGCTACTATAACAACGACGCACAGGAACCCAAAAATCCGCAAACCATTAAAGCGGATGCCTCCAGCAACCCCATGACTGACCGTTCCACCATCCAGCGTGACGCTCAGCTGGGCTACAACATCGCGCCGGAAGGCAATGACTGGCTGAACGCCGATGCCAAAATCTACTGGTCTGAAGCGCGCATTAACGCCCAGAACATCAACGGCAGCGGTGAATTCCGCAAGCAAACCACGAAAGGTGGGAAGGTGGAAAACCGCACCCGACTGTTTAGCGACTCCTTTGCCTCACACCTCCTGACCTACGGCGGAGAATATTACCGCCAGGAGCAAAGCCCGGGCGGTGCGACGACCGGTTTCCCGGACGCAAAAATCGACTTCAGCTCCGGTTGGCTGCAGGATGAAATTACCCTGCGCGATCTGCCCATCACCCTTCTGGGGGGGACGCGTTATGACAACTATCGCGGCAGCAGTGATGGTTATGACGATGTGGATGCCGATAAGTGGTCATCCCGCGCCGGGTTAACCGTCAGCCCAGCCGACTGGCTAATGCTGTTCGGCTCTTACGCGCAGGCCTTCCGCGCGCCGACCATGGGTGAAATGTATAACGATGCGAAGCACTTCTCGATCGGCCGCTTCTATACCAACTACTGGGTGCCAAACCCGAACCTGCGTCCGGAGACCAATGAAACTCAGGAGTTCGGTTTTGGTCTGCGCTTTGACGATCTGATGCTGGCGAACGATGCGCTGGAGTTCAAAGCGAGCTATTTCGATACGAAAGCCAAAGACTACATCTCCACTACCGTCGATTTCGCAGCGGCGACCACCATGTCCTATAACGTTCCCAATGCCAAAATCTGGGGCTGGGACGTAATGGCGAAATACTCCGCCGAGATCTTCAACCTTGACCTGGCCTATAACCGCACGCGCGGGAAAGATACCGACACGGGAGAGTACATCTCCAGCATTAACCCGGACACCGTCACCAGCAAGCTGGATATCCCGGTAGCGCAAAGCGGTTTCTCCGTGGGCTGGATAGGTACCTTTGTTGACCGTTCAACGCACATCAGCAGCAGTTACAAAAAGCAGCCTGGCTACGCGGTCAACGATTTCTACGTCAGCTATCAGGGTCAGGCACAACTGAAAGGCATCACAACGACGGTGGTGCTGGGTAACGCCTTCGACAAAGAATACTGGTCACCGCAGGGTATTCCGCAGGACGGTCGCAACGGCAAGATTTTCGTAAGCTATCAGTGGTAA
- the chuS gene encoding hematinate-forming heme oxygenase ChuS, which yields MNHYTRWLELKEENPGKYARDIAGLMNISEAELTFARVGHDAWRLNGEIRDILGALEAVGETKCICRNDHAVHEQVGTFTNQHLHGHAGLVLNPRGLDLRLFLNQWASVFHISEATARGERQSIQFFDHHGDALLKVYATDSTDVSAWSDVLSRFIFADNPPLALKVADVPVHAENAQAALVDTEWRAMTDVHQFFGLLKRHNLSRQQAFNLVGDDLACRVENSALAQLLETARQDGNEIMVFVGNRGCVQIFTGAVEKLVPMKGWLNIFNPTFTLHLLEEAIAETWVTRKPTADGHVTSLELFAADGTQIAQLYGQRTEGEPEQSQWRSQIDALTAKGLAA from the coding sequence ATGAATCACTACACACGCTGGCTTGAGCTAAAAGAAGAAAACCCGGGTAAGTACGCGCGTGACATCGCAGGTTTAATGAACATCAGTGAAGCTGAACTGACCTTTGCCCGCGTCGGCCACGATGCCTGGCGCCTGAACGGTGAGATCCGCGATATCCTTGGCGCGCTGGAAGCCGTGGGCGAAACCAAATGCATTTGCCGCAATGACCATGCCGTTCACGAGCAGGTAGGGACCTTCACCAATCAGCATCTCCACGGTCACGCCGGGCTGGTACTGAACCCACGCGGACTGGATCTGCGTCTGTTCCTCAATCAGTGGGCGAGCGTTTTTCACATCAGTGAAGCTACCGCGCGCGGCGAGCGTCAGAGCATCCAGTTCTTCGACCATCATGGTGATGCGCTGCTGAAGGTCTACGCCACCGATAGCACCGACGTATCCGCCTGGAGCGACGTACTGAGCCGCTTTATCTTTGCCGATAATCCACCGCTGGCGTTAAAGGTGGCCGATGTCCCGGTTCACGCAGAAAACGCGCAAGCCGCGCTCGTGGACACAGAGTGGCGCGCCATGACCGACGTGCACCAGTTCTTCGGCCTGCTGAAGCGCCACAATCTCAGCCGCCAGCAGGCGTTTAACCTGGTGGGTGACGATCTGGCCTGCAGGGTAGAGAACTCCGCGCTGGCGCAGCTGCTGGAGACGGCGCGCCAGGACGGCAACGAAATTATGGTGTTTGTCGGCAACCGCGGCTGCGTGCAGATCTTCACCGGCGCGGTGGAAAAGCTGGTGCCGATGAAAGGCTGGCTCAACATCTTTAACCCGACCTTTACCCTGCATCTGCTTGAAGAAGCCATTGCGGAAACGTGGGTCACGCGCAAACCGACGGCTGACGGGCATGTCACTAGCCTGGAGCTGTTTGCCGCCGACGGCACGCAAATCGCTCAGCTGTATGGTCAGCGTACCGAAGGCGAGCCGGAACAGAGCCAATGGCGTAGCCAGATTGACGCCTTAACGGCGAAAGGGTTGGCCGCATGA
- a CDS encoding iron ABC transporter permease — protein MSRRITLSLWILTALLTTMTIVATGFGALHLPVSLLWNGSDDALRQIWLTIRLPRVLLALVIGGSLALAGCVMQGLFRNPLADPGLLGISSGAALAVALWVVIPLSLPALVMLYAPMIAAFFGALSATFVIFLLSQQRNSSLSRLLLVGIAINALCGAAVGVLSWLSNDAQLRQLSLWGMGSLGQAQWSTLLAVTSLMMPTLLVIWRLASALNLLQLGEEEAHYLGVEVAVVQRILLLCSALLVAAAVAVSGVIGFVGLVVPHLMRMWLGADHRAVIPGSVLAGAALLLIADTVARTLVAPAEMPVGLLTSLLGAPWFLWLIFRRGGEHG, from the coding sequence ATGTCCCGACGGATCACCTTGTCACTGTGGATACTGACCGCACTCCTCACGACGATGACGATCGTGGCGACCGGTTTTGGCGCGTTGCATCTACCGGTCAGCCTGCTGTGGAACGGCAGCGATGATGCGCTGCGTCAGATCTGGCTGACCATACGCCTGCCCCGAGTGCTGTTGGCGCTGGTTATTGGGGGTTCACTGGCGCTGGCAGGCTGTGTAATGCAGGGGTTATTTCGTAACCCGCTGGCAGATCCGGGCCTGCTCGGGATCAGCAGCGGTGCGGCGCTTGCCGTTGCGTTATGGGTGGTTATTCCGCTCTCGTTACCTGCACTGGTCATGCTTTATGCCCCGATGATCGCGGCCTTTTTCGGCGCGCTGTCTGCCACTTTCGTGATTTTCCTTCTCAGCCAGCAGCGTAACAGCTCGCTCTCCCGGTTGTTGCTAGTAGGTATCGCCATTAATGCCCTGTGCGGGGCAGCCGTCGGTGTGCTGTCATGGCTCAGTAATGATGCACAGCTTCGCCAGCTTTCACTTTGGGGTATGGGCAGCCTCGGCCAGGCACAATGGTCAACATTGCTGGCCGTCACCTCGCTGATGATGCCCACTCTTCTGGTGATATGGCGTCTTGCCAGCGCGCTCAATTTACTGCAATTAGGTGAAGAAGAAGCGCACTATCTCGGTGTGGAGGTTGCGGTTGTGCAGCGGATCCTGCTGCTGTGTAGCGCCTTGCTGGTCGCCGCTGCGGTAGCGGTCAGTGGCGTTATCGGTTTTGTCGGTCTTGTGGTCCCCCACCTGATGCGCATGTGGCTCGGGGCAGATCACCGGGCGGTGATCCCCGGATCTGTACTCGCCGGCGCGGCACTGCTGCTGATTGCGGATACGGTGGCTCGTACCCTGGTCGCCCCGGCGGAAATGCCGGTTGGTTTGCTGACCAGCCTTCTCGGCGCGCCGTGGTTTCTGTGGCTGATCTTTCGTCGTGGAGGCGAGCATGGCTGA
- the aroH gene encoding 3-deoxy-7-phosphoheptulonate synthase AroH, producing MNKTDELRTARIDSLVTPAELALRHPVSATVAEHVTASRRRIEKILNGEDKRLLVVIGPCSIHDLDAAMDYAKRLQGLRDKYQHRLEIVMRTYFEKPRTVVGWKGLISDPDLNGSYRVNHGIELARKLLLQVNELGVPTATEFLDMVTGQFIADLISWGAIGARTTESQIHREMASALSCPVGFKNGTDGNTRIAVDAIRAARASHMFLSPDKSGHMTIYQTSGNPYGHIIMRGGKKPNYHAQDIAAACETLAEFDLPEHLVVDFSHGNCQKQHRRQLDVCDEICQQIRSGSTAIAGIMAESFIKEGTQKIVAGQPIVYGQSITDPCLSWEDSELLLEKLASAVDTRF from the coding sequence ATGAATAAAACCGACGAACTCCGCACTGCGCGCATCGACAGCCTGGTTACCCCAGCTGAACTGGCACTGCGGCATCCTGTTTCCGCCACCGTTGCGGAACATGTCACGGCTTCCCGCCGGCGCATTGAAAAAATCCTGAATGGTGAAGACAAACGTCTTCTGGTAGTGATTGGGCCTTGCTCCATCCACGATCTGGATGCCGCAATGGATTATGCCAAACGACTTCAGGGGCTGCGGGACAAATACCAGCATCGCCTTGAGATCGTGATGCGAACCTACTTTGAAAAACCGCGGACCGTAGTGGGCTGGAAAGGCCTGATTTCCGATCCTGATCTGAACGGTAGCTACCGCGTGAACCACGGTATTGAGCTGGCGCGCAAACTGCTCCTGCAGGTCAATGAACTGGGCGTACCAACGGCGACCGAATTTCTCGATATGGTGACCGGGCAGTTTATCGCCGATCTCATCAGCTGGGGCGCAATTGGCGCACGTACCACCGAAAGCCAAATCCACCGCGAGATGGCCTCCGCCCTCTCCTGTCCGGTCGGCTTTAAAAACGGAACTGACGGTAACACCCGTATCGCGGTAGATGCGATCCGCGCTGCCCGTGCCAGCCATATGTTCCTGTCGCCGGATAAGAGCGGTCACATGACCATCTACCAGACCAGCGGTAACCCGTACGGGCATATAATTATGCGCGGTGGGAAGAAACCCAATTACCATGCACAAGATATTGCGGCCGCCTGTGAAACACTGGCAGAGTTCGACCTTCCGGAACATCTGGTGGTGGATTTCAGCCACGGTAACTGTCAGAAACAGCATCGCCGCCAGCTGGATGTGTGCGATGAAATTTGCCAGCAGATCCGCAGCGGCTCAACCGCCATCGCGGGGATTATGGCCGAAAGTTTCATCAAGGAAGGCACGCAGAAGATCGTTGCCGGACAGCCAATAGTGTACGGTCAATCAATTACCGACCCGTGCCTGAGCTGGGAAGACAGCGAACTGCTGCTGGAGAAACTGGCTTCTGCGGTAGATACGCGCTTCTAA
- a CDS encoding hemin ABC transporter substrate-binding protein, whose protein sequence is MKKWIAVLSALPLMAFAATQEKIVTLGGDVTEIVFALGAQSSLVARDSTSQWPQAANDLPDVGYLRQLNAEGILSMRPTLVLASAQAQPSLALKQVEQSHIRVITVPASNALGVIDEKVRVIAQATHREVEGEILRNTLRQALTALPASPLNKRVLFILNHGGMTAMAAGQQTAADAAIQAAGLRNAMQGFTRYQPLSQEGVIASQPDLVVISQEGINALGGEDNLWKLPGLAQTPAGRNKQLLAIDDMALLGFGVRTPQAIQQLRVRAEQLP, encoded by the coding sequence ATGAAAAAATGGATCGCCGTTCTCAGCGCCCTGCCCCTGATGGCGTTTGCCGCCACGCAGGAGAAAATCGTTACGCTTGGCGGCGACGTGACGGAAATTGTCTTTGCCCTTGGCGCACAGTCGTCTCTGGTGGCTCGCGACAGTACCAGTCAGTGGCCACAGGCAGCAAACGATCTGCCTGACGTGGGATATTTGCGCCAGCTGAATGCGGAAGGCATTTTGTCCATGCGTCCCACCCTGGTGCTGGCAAGCGCCCAGGCGCAACCGTCTCTGGCATTAAAACAGGTTGAGCAAAGCCATATCAGGGTCATCACCGTTCCGGCAAGTAACGCGCTGGGCGTCATTGATGAAAAGGTGCGGGTCATCGCGCAAGCGACACATCGCGAGGTTGAGGGAGAAATCCTGCGTAACACGTTACGTCAGGCCCTGACCGCCCTGCCCGCCTCGCCACTCAACAAGCGGGTGCTGTTTATCCTCAACCATGGAGGGATGACCGCAATGGCTGCCGGACAACAGACCGCAGCGGATGCCGCCATTCAGGCGGCGGGGCTTAGAAATGCGATGCAAGGTTTTACCCGCTATCAACCGCTGTCACAGGAGGGCGTGATTGCCAGCCAGCCCGACCTGGTGGTGATTTCTCAGGAAGGTATCAACGCGCTGGGCGGTGAAGACAATCTCTGGAAACTGCCGGGTCTGGCGCAAACGCCGGCGGGACGCAACAAGCAGCTGCTGGCAATTGATGATATGGCGCTTCTGGGGTTTGGCGTGCGAACGCCGCAGGCAATTCAGCAGTTGCGCGTCAGAGCGGAGCAACTACCCTGA